One part of the Humulus lupulus chromosome 9, drHumLupu1.1, whole genome shotgun sequence genome encodes these proteins:
- the LOC133801225 gene encoding uncharacterized protein LOC133801225 has translation MAFSKLPLALFMSTLFFHAALGEIVCEELPLDVCAFAVASSGKRCLLETSTTASKDGGVEYQCRTSEVVVERLAEHIETEKCVKACGVDRKSVGISSDSLMEPQFTAKLCAQECYQNCPNIVDLYFNLAAGEGVFLPDLCEKQRYNPHRAMVELMSSGAAPGPVAPFVAQLVAATPAAAPFVAELVATPAAAPSIN, from the exons ATGGCTTTCTCAAAACTCCCATTGGCTCTCTTCATGTCAACCCTATTCTTCCATGCAGCCCTAG GTGAGATTGTGTGTGAGGAATTGCCCTTGGATGTTTGCGCATTTGCGGTAGCATCCTCGGGGAAGAGGTGTCTCTTGGAGACATCTACGACGGCCTCCAAGGACGGAGGAGTCGAGTACCAATGTAGGACGTCGGAGGTGGTGGTTGAGAGGTTGGCGGAGCACATTGAGACGGAGAAATGTGTGAAGGCTTGTGGGGTTGATAGGAAGTCAGTTGGGATTTCTTCTGATTCCCTCATGGAGCCTCAATTCACTGCCAAGCTTTGTGCTCAAGAATGCTACCAAAACTGCCCCAACATTGTTGACCTTTACTTCAACTTGGCTGCCGGAGAAG GAGTGTTTTTGCCTGACCTGTGTGAGAAGCAACGTTACAACCCACACAGAGCCATGGTTGAGCTGATGAGCTCTGGTGCAGCCCCTGGTCCAGTAGCACCATTTGTGGCACAACTCGTAGCAGCCACACCTGCAGCTGCACCATTTGTGGCAGAACTCGTAGCCACACCTGCAGCTGCACCCTCTAtcaattaa